The sequence below is a genomic window from Candidatus Stygibacter australis.
TCTGGCTTTGTTTGATATCCTTGGCTCCCAGTGCACGCTGCAGATCATATATATTATTCTCTCTGTACGCACCCAGAGTGGTTTCAACGTCTTCCAGGGTATATACATTTTTGCCATGTGTGAAAAGGTATAGTTTTTCGAGCTCCTGCTCTGCTGCTTGATAGCTGAGCTCAATATTATTTACTAAAAAATTCCTTGATTTAGAATCCATTTTGATCGTTCTGATTCTAAGTTCATTATCAAGCCAGCGCAACAGGTTCGTGCTGTTATATGGTTTCTTACACTCCACAAGTGTACCCTGCTGATTAATGAGCTTCATAAATGTGGTTCTATTATCAGCTTTTTCTGCCACCATCACCAGGACAGAGGACTTGACTGGATCCTTGCAATATCGTTCCAGAAGATCTCGTTCTTTCTTCTTAAGTGAATCAAAGTTCTTTATCAGCAGAAATTTTAATACTGCCATAAAGGGAAGGGTTTCCAAATGCTCAATAATCTCATTACCCGAGCAACTATCACCATAGAGCGTGATTGCATCAAAATCCCGGGTATCTGGTTGAGTATAATTTTTCTGCAATAAACTCACTACCTGGTCTTTCAGATAGTTATCATTGCCATAAATATAGAATATCCTGATCCCTGCATAACTTTTAAAGCTATTAATAAATTGGTTATAATATACTTTTCCAACCGGTTTTGGACTCATATCAGATGGTGATCAATATTGCACTTACAATGGCAACAAACCAGCACCAGTAAGCAAATATTTTCATATTTCTACGTTTAAGCATTTTAATCAAAAATGAAATTACTAAAAATCCTGATAAAAAAGCCGCGAAGCTTCCAGCAAGATAATAGATCAGGTCTTCTTTTGGTAAACTGGCAAGGCTGGGTAATTCTTTGACAACTGCACCCAGTATGGCAGGAATTGAAAGCAGGAAAGAAAATTTTGCCACTTCTTCACGCTTGAGTCCAACCAGTAATCCGAAAGTAATTGTAGCACCGCTGCGGGAAATCCCAGGATTTAAAGCAAATGCCTGCCCTAAACCAATGATCATTGATTTAGCTATGCCTAATTCATGAGCAGAAGAGCGATTTATATTGATTTTATCAGACATCAGATTCATAAATCCTGTTACACCCAGAAAAATGCAGACAATATAAATATTCGTTTTGCTGGTTGAATCAAAAATCCCTTCCACATAATTCTGAAAGGCAAAATAAAGTACCCCTGTGACTATAGTAGCAACCAGTAACAGAAGACCTGTTTTACGTCTCTGGGTATATTTTTCCTCCTTACTGACAACAAAAAAAGAACCCGTGATATTGATAATATCCTTGTAAAAATAGATCACTACAGCAAACAACGTACCCAGATGCAGCATCACCTCAAAACTTATCCCCGGCATTTGGAAATTCAGAAAACGCTGTCCAAGCATTAAATGACCCGAACTGCTGATTGGCAGAAATTCTGTAATACCTTGAATAATCCCTAATATGACAGCTTTGATAATATCAATCATCTGTACCTCTCATTTACTAATTTTTTAATGTAGATATTGCCGAGAATCTGAATCCTGAGTCTTTTGCCCGGGCAATAAATTTCTTGATAAACTCAAGTTTTGATTTGAAATGACAATGTCCTATCACAATTATCTGATTTGAACGGGTTGAAATATCAACCAATTTCGCGAGCTTTTTATCCAATACTGCATCAGTCAGCTCTTTTTGATCATCCAGGAACAGGTCTCGCTCCCAGATCTTCATCTTTTCGGTTGCTGCCACTTGTGCTGCCACAGTATTTGCAGAAGTATAGCTATCTATGAACATTAAATTATTTTCTTTAAGCACCTGTAAAACCGGCTCCATAATATCTACCCGGGAAGTCGCTAATGAACCCATGTGGTTATTTGCGCCAACCGCCAGAGGAAGTCTTTTTATATATTCCCTCACGAGTGATTTGATCTTATTTTCATTATACTGAACCAGTATAGCTCCCTTCCCTGGATTATTATTTTTTATATCTATTGGTTCCATGGGCATGTGGATAAGAATATCGTGACCGCTATCATGTGCCTTATACATCACTTCTTCATAATAAACTTCATTAGGAAGGATGGCAAAACTCACTTCTTTATCAAGTTCACAGAATTCATCTAACAAAGAATTAATATAACTGCCAAAATCATCAATAATTAGAAAAACTTCTGGCAGTGATGCTGCATATTTTCCGTAAAAGATTTTAATCAGAAAGGGAAGCTTATTATCGGGATGACTAAACTGAAGTAACTGATATCTACCATTATCAGATTCCTTTGCATATAATTGCTTTCCCCCAGCTGTTTCAATTTTTCCTGTGATAATGCTATTAACCAGAACTAAATCCCACTCAGATGGATTGATCCCCATTTCTATATAGATATGATCCTGTTTATTGGCCAGTTTAAAATTCTTCTCATCTACTCCCATATCCTCAGCAGCTTCTGCTATCACGTCATTCAGGTCTATCTTCTCACTGCCGGAAACAGCAACTATCGCCTTATGTATCAACTTGGTAGATCGGAAATGATAAATGATCAATACAAGAAACAGAATCAAAAAAACAATTGTGGCTATCCGTAAAAATCCTACTAAAGGGCTTTTCCTCTTGATCTTTTTCCCAAGTTTATATTTCTTTATTTTCTCTTTATCATTTCTTCGCTTTTTACTTTTTGCCATCACACCTGATACCTTATTATTTTTGGGTATATTTAATATACTCTAACTCATGTCAATCTTTTTTCAGCAGGCAGACATAAAAAAAGTGGCACGCTCCGCATGCCACTTGTTGGTAGGAGATAACCAATTAATCCTTTAATGCGATGTTAACAAACTCTCTTGTTACAAATCGGGGTTTACCCCGTCGCTATGTCTCAGCTCACATGAGCTGCATTTGATTCACTATTATCACTTACCTAAACATATATTAATGAGAAAAATCCTGCCGTCAACTCTTTTTTTTTATTTTTTTTGTTGCCAAATTTGTTCTCACTCAAAAAAGACTTATCTTATATTTATCGAAGCAGGGAGTGTTTTTATGAAATCTGAATTATTGCAGAAATGCCAAAGCAGATTAAATCTTAAAGGTGAGGTATATCTGGCTGTTTATCCAGATTTGAAGGTAATACATATTGATATAACCAAAAACAAAAATACCAGTAAAAGTTTCTTCTGTGATTATTGTGGACATATTGTATGCCCTCATCAAATCAATTCAATTTTGAAAAAAAGCAATTCTGATAATAAACTCAGTTATTATTTATCCAATAAAATATCTCTGATCTTCATTCAATGCCCTCTGGCAACTAAAAATGAAAAACCTGATGGTATCTATCTCAATCTTAGTGATAAAAGAAATAAGTGTATTATGAAACTGCTTTATTCTGGTGATAATTTCAGTCTTGGTGTAATAGAACAGAAACCTGACCATAATGTGTCTGAATGTTTGAAATTAATACCTGAGGATATGCAGAACTGGAGTAAAATGGTAATTGAGGAAGAGTCATTTAGAGTTTTTTCTGAATAAAAAAAAGGATCAGATGATCCTTTTTTATATTCTGGGTAATTTATATTGCCTTTTTTATTCTGGGTCTCTCCAGGCAAAATAGAACTTTTTAAGCTCTTCTCTCTTTCTACGGTCAAGATCATGCCATCTTATTCCCTGGATTGCTCCCTCTAGTGAATATATCACACTGATACACACTTCACTATCAATTTCCACCATTTTCATAAAAGCTGTTTTACTCCCTAAAGCAATTAACTTTTCCACAGAGTCGACAC
It includes:
- the holA gene encoding DNA polymerase III subunit delta, with product MSPKPVGKVYYNQFINSFKSYAGIRIFYIYGNDNYLKDQVVSLLQKNYTQPDTRDFDAITLYGDSCSGNEIIEHLETLPFMAVLKFLLIKNFDSLKKKERDLLERYCKDPVKSSVLVMVAEKADNRTTFMKLINQQGTLVECKKPYNSTNLLRWLDNELRIRTIKMDSKSRNFLVNNIELSYQAAEQELEKLYLFTHGKNVYTLEDVETTLGAYRENNIYDLQRALGAKDIKQSQKVLQNMIASEEANNIGVMLTSMLARYYMTLWKVHIYRQNNYSNREIVDNHLTEVFHSFREEYMKAADNYSSGQIKEIFSYLLQADTDLKSINMNETTLFLLIYKICRI
- a CDS encoding undecaprenyl-diphosphate phosphatase; translated protein: MIDIIKAVILGIIQGITEFLPISSSGHLMLGQRFLNFQMPGISFEVMLHLGTLFAVVIYFYKDIINITGSFFVVSKEEKYTQRRKTGLLLLVATIVTGVLYFAFQNYVEGIFDSTSKTNIYIVCIFLGVTGFMNLMSDKININRSSAHELGIAKSMIIGLGQAFALNPGISRSGATITFGLLVGLKREEVAKFSFLLSIPAILGAVVKELPSLASLPKEDLIYYLAGSFAAFLSGFLVISFLIKMLKRRNMKIFAYWCWFVAIVSAILITI
- a CDS encoding divergent polysaccharide deacetylase family protein, whose translation is MAKSKKRRNDKEKIKKYKLGKKIKRKSPLVGFLRIATIVFLILFLVLIIYHFRSTKLIHKAIVAVSGSEKIDLNDVIAEAAEDMGVDEKNFKLANKQDHIYIEMGINPSEWDLVLVNSIITGKIETAGGKQLYAKESDNGRYQLLQFSHPDNKLPFLIKIFYGKYAASLPEVFLIIDDFGSYINSLLDEFCELDKEVSFAILPNEVYYEEVMYKAHDSGHDILIHMPMEPIDIKNNNPGKGAILVQYNENKIKSLVREYIKRLPLAVGANNHMGSLATSRVDIMEPVLQVLKENNLMFIDSYTSANTVAAQVAATEKMKIWERDLFLDDQKELTDAVLDKKLAKLVDISTRSNQIIVIGHCHFKSKLEFIKKFIARAKDSGFRFSAISTLKN
- a CDS encoding TfoX/Sxy family protein, with protein sequence MKLISLPNIGKILEGRLVEAGVDSVEKLIALGSKTAFMKMVEIDSEVCISVIYSLEGAIQGIRWHDLDRRKREELKKFYFAWRDPE